CGCCGTCGACTCCCTCGGCATCTGGTAAGTGTCTGGGGACTGGGGACTACTTAGTTATTATAACCAGCAAAATTACAGCTTCagcttgatgatgatgacatgCAGCACACTCAACTGTATAACTGAAAATACTAGCATGGCCGATGCTTCAGTTCAGTGTACAGTGTACTGACGACTATGGctgaccaaaaaaaaaaattgtgcttTTGTCAGCATGAACATAAACGGATGGGAGGGTATGATCTTCATTGGCCTCAATGCTGCTATCAGGTCAGGTTAATCAATTAAAATTGAAACTGCACATACAAAATGGGAGTGCTGCTTGTGTTGTTCTCCAGAAACTGAACCATTGTTCCTCCTCTGAACTGTTGCGCCGTGTCAGTGTTCGAGTCTCCAATGAGCTGGGCTCTGGCCGTCCAAGGGCGGCGATGCACgccgtcatcgtcgtcatcgCCGAGTCGCTGCTCATCGGACTGATTTGCATGGCCCTGGTGCTCATCTTCAGAGACTACTTTGCCATCATCTACACCAACGATGTGGAGCTCCAGCACGCCGTCTCCAAGATTGCAGGGCTGCTTGGCTTGACCATGGTGCTCAACAGTGTGCAGCCTGTAGTTTCAggtatgcttttttttttccagttccCTTGACAGCATgatgatgattttgtttttctgttcttTGTCACCTCATTATCATCTGAGGAGTTGATCTGGTTCTGGTTCAGGGGTTGCAATTGGAGGAGGATGGCAAGGCCTTGTCGCGTACATCAATCTAGGCTGCTACTATGTTTTCGGATTACCCTTGGGCTACCTTCTTGGTTACAAGTTCAACTACGGAGTTGGGGTAAATGATAATGTCAATTGAATTAATGCAAattacaaacaaaaagaatacATGCCAATGAATTTCTGGTTTAATTTTGTTGTGATCTCAGGGGATTTGGATTGGCATGCTCTGTGGGGTTGCACTTCAGACAGTTATTTTGCTCTTCATCGTGTGGAGAACAGATTGGAAAGCAGAGGTACCTTTTTTgccctcttttttttgccaaaaatttGATGAACACATTTCGAAAATAATTAAAGGGAGAATGCAACTCCATCCTTAGCCTGACAAAATGCCTGGAACCTCTGGATATAAGAACAGGTGTCAAAAAAACATTTCCAATATTCCTACAAAGCTTGAGTAACCACACAACACATCATATGAGCATTACCTACGGCCTCTCTCTTTGCATGAGTTCAGACATgttttatgtaaaaaaaaaaagaaacctaCTGGTTAGGACAATGTTCCATTTCTACCTTTAATTTCTCGTCTCGTCTCGTTGTTGACTATTGCAGGCTGCACTAGCTTCAAGCCGTGTGCGACAGTGGGGCGGCACCGGTGAAACCAAAGCTCTGTTGGAAGAGAATTAGGAAAGGTCACCTAATATAAGCTCTTCTTTTACCTCTTCCCACATAGTACTTGTCATGGTAATTTTTGGAGTATAATAGGATATGGAAATCGGGTTGAAGATGTTTAATGAATTACTATGTGTGTCTGAATATACATGAATCGTCGTGTGAAGCCCGTTTATCGGggggaaaaaaatcatgatgTGAGCCGATTAATTTGGGGGACTGGTGCATATGCCTGAGCGCATCTTGTCTGCCTATGCTGGGTCCAGCCACCGCCCCTTTTTTAAGACAAGGACGCGCTACATATCTTTGGTCATTTGGTCACCAGTATGTAACTGACCACACGAAGATCAGTACTCCATGCTCCACACGGTTAAACTGAATAACAGTACAGGAGGCATTTGTTCATGACAACAAGTAAACACGGAGAGAACTATTCTAATGTTTCCGACTTTTCTCTGTACAGGGAAACCAAGTTTAGGGGATTAGTTCCAAGTTTCGAACCAAAACTGAGGGAGGAATTAAGCAAGAATCATCATTCGTATGCTATTCTTCCATTTCGTTCAGCTCATCAGTGCTGTGAACCTTGAAAACATACGTGCTCTGCCTTGTATAATTGAGTACCCAGATGATGTGTAGCTGCATCAGTGCAAGCTCCTCCTATTCATCATGTGGCCATCAATTAGATTAGATCCTCGTATGGCggagtatttgtttttgaGAACGGCGGAGTATATTTGTTAACACCGCAGGAACCCGAGAGCCCAGAACATATGGCCACTTCAAGCTCCTGGTTAAAGATTCTGAACGTGGGTGGCCGCAGACGTTTAATAAATAGAGTACCTTGGCGGCCCGTAGAAGTTCATTGCTCCGTTGGTCGGGCCAGAATGCTACAACCTACAAGTATGGGCCGAAGTGCGCCTTTACCGGGCCGAGTACTCATTCCCCAACTTCGCTGTCCTTGTACGCGCGGCTGTGCTAGTTTTTCGGAAAAAGGAGTAAATACTGACTGGAACATCCCTCGAAAGAAGAGGGGAAACGGGTCAGGCTAGAAGAACGGTTGAAGACTAGACCGGTCGGTCCTATAGGCTTTGAATTcgttgggaaaaaaaaaagggaaacatCGAGCAAAGACTTGAGAACACAGTGCAACATTTCTCCGAATCAAAAGACCCCTCGAACCAACCTGAAGACTCGCCTGCAGATCAGTGGTTGACGTACGTTTGCGCCTGCAGTATTTTCCGGTCCGGAGATATCTGTTGAATAATTatgtaatttcgatgaatatttaatccagaagaacagtgtgtaaaacatgtagcacattatatcatgcaaactagacaaattaaatagcaacgcacagcaataaaactcatctaatttcacggcatgaataatagaactactaatcaaaatcaacaagaaagagcagattacgtacggtgccgtgctcttttcttgtgtttgtttgtttgttgaggtcggtgacgagtccggtggcCTCGATGTTTacgccggcagcagctgcagccttgactacctcctgagcagcggccagtgcctgcgcttgcgcctgtgcagcagcagttgtctgggcttggagttgggcagcctgctgctgtgcttggagttgtgtagtctgctgctgctgagctagagcggcagcctgagccgcgggatctccgaggtcgtcggccattggcgatgaagatgccgacgaaacagagacgtgaagaaacgagcagtcgcgtgagaacgctccccaaaaaccttatcgaccgtctcccgggcaggatttcgaaggtcggggttccggaggcctgctctcccggcgatttgtgcacgcagtcgatgggatggagtagcagttggcggcgaacaacgagattggatcgtgggcgtgacggctagaGTTTTTTGCGTCGTCCGTCCGGAGGTCGGGgtagtcttattatataggcgcgcaggcggacttcggttcggtttaggaaaccaaaaccgactccgcaattatcgggatttgttacgcgtccgcaacggattctgactgccaaaaagataagcacgacccggcacggctcgatccacgaaacgcgacGCGCgcacgaggcgaggcgagcggaggaggaggagcatgcATAGAGATTTCCCTtactcacttgctcaagaggtgagaaccaacatatcTTATATATTAGTCCAACTCCTCTTAAACTAGTAATGTGGTactattcccacttcctcatcccactacatgaatgggcttttgagattttccaaaAATTGATTTCAGATTGGGCGTTGGGctacccaaaattccaacaatatCATCATGGCTTAATAAAAGAAGCGCAGGGAACCGAAGCAACGGCTCTCCGCGGTAGTCCTCGCCTATCGATCGGACAGCAATGCCATGGCTAACCGTCCTTTGCAACGCACCGAACTTCCTTTCCGCTGGGCTATAGCATTAGCCTAACCCCCCATGTACATTTAAACTCGCCAGCCAAACAGTGGCACCTTTACACATTACACGGGGCGGGGCTCAGCCCGTGTGCCGGTGCCGACCGCGCCCACCCAGTACGTGGTGCAGTGAATGAAGTGATCGTCGATCGGGCCGGACAACGTTACATCCAACCGACGCATGCAGCTGCGTTTATTAATTGGAAAGAGGACTCTATCTCTCATCGATCAAACTGGCGGGCCGATCCATCGGGACAGAGAACAAGAAGACGACAAGGCAAGCGCACGCACCATCCCTTTGCATTTGGCGGATTATTGGATGCCCGGAaggtgatcgatcgatcgaggtcTCGGGGGATGGGGAttgggagcggcggcggcggggaggcggaggaggaggcggcggcggcgctggagtaCACGCCGACGTGGATCGTGGCGGGGGTCTGCTCCCTCATCGTGCTcgtctccctcgccgccgagaGGTGCCTCCATTACCTCGGCAAGGTGCATGCCAAATCCCCGTCGTCCCCCCATATTGCATTGCATCCTCCCTCCTTTCTTTCTAAAAATAAGGTGTGCTAATTCCTGATCTCTGCTCCTGTGTTAATGCGCTCGATTTGGCGCCGGGCAGACgctcaagaagaagagccagaaGGCGCTGTTCGAGGCTCTCCTCAAGGTCAAAGAAGGTACGTACTATGCGTCTGTTCATCTTCTGTGAAGGAGATTCTTAGCAGATCTTTGCTCATAGTTCGTTCAACATCTTTACTTACTTTTGATCAGTCTGCAGATGAGAACAAGTGATCGATGCCTCCTGCACAAACGTAAGCTGTACTTCTAAATAAATACTGACTGAACTTGGTGTCATGCAGAGCTGATGCTTCTGGGCTTCATCTCCCTGCTGCTGACGGTGTCCCAAGGGGTGATCCAGAGGACGTGCATTCCTCCCAGCTGGACCAACTACTTGCTGCCGTGTAAAAAGACAGAGAACCTCACCCGTGCGGACCCTTCGGAGGCGCAGTCCGTTGCTGCCGGGGTTTTCAGCCTCGGCGGCAGGCGGCTGCTTAACGAGGGTGGATCGGGCCATTGCCACAGCAAGGTGGGTCGATACATCATGATATCAGAATAATGGCTCTTGAGTACTCTTGTTTCATTAGTACATACTATTTCAGTCTGATTCAGGTTATGTAATTATGTGCTTCGAATCCCTGGGAAGAAAACCTATGCTTCACGTAGCATGCTGCAGTTTTGTAACTTCAGTATTGCTGTTATggtgtgtagattgtagaaTGTGGACAAGGTGTTCATGTtcattcttgttttgttttagaaAGAGACAAGAGATTCCGTACTTAACCCCATTTTTTGTTTCGACATGTTAAAAGTTGTGCAATTTTGATCAATAATAATAAAATGTTCCCATGTATTCTTTGAGCTAactccagttttttttgtcaacaGGGAAAAGTTCCTCTGTTGTCGCTTGAAGCGCTTCATCAGCTgcatattttcatttttgttctgGCTATCACCCATGTGGTTTTCAGTGCTGTGACTATGATTTTAGGAGGGGCTAAGGTAAACTTCTGTaacatttgtttttcttcacaCAAATAATTAATCTTGGCTTTTCAGTAGTTAATTTGAACATTGTTTTATAACTCAGATTCGTCAGTGGAAAGACTGGGAGAATGTAATTCAGAAAGATGACACAAGAGATGGTATAGGAGTCTTAATTTCTATCCATATTTTGGTGCAATGATATAATAAGTGATCTTTTTAGAAACATATAATCAGTGATCTAGTAAATATTATCAATTATATTTAATAAAAATTAGGTTGCTTCTTAATACAAATCCTAGATGTAACATGCTTATTCAGTCCTCTGGAACTGCAGCACCTAGGAAGGTGACCCACGTTGACCAATTTGAATTTATCAGGGAAAATGTTAATGGTATTAGCAAGGATTCTATGGTATTGACCTGGATGGTAAGAAATGCATCCCATATTCACGTGTTTTTTTCAGTCAAAAGAACATGTCTTTTGTATATAAATTTTATTAAGACAACTAACTAGATTTTTCCTTCAGCATTCTTTTGTTAAGCAGTTTTATGCGTCAGTTACTAAATCAGACTACACAACAATGCGACTTGGTTTCATCATGGTAAGAACACCCAATTTGCGGCATTCTACTCTCTCTTAATTTATAAAAATTAACAGGAAATCATTTTCTTTGCAGACACATTGCCGAGGAAACCCGAAATTTGATTTTCACAAATACATGGTGCGAGCTTTGGAGGCTGATTTTAAGAAGGTGGTTGGCATACGGTAATCCAAACTGAAAAATCATAGCTGTCGTGTAGTAAAAATTTCCAGATCAGTTTGTTAGGTGAAAAATTGATTTTTGGTTCATTCACTAGTAGTTGTTGAGCACACAACTGACGAGCCTAAACATTTTTACCCTTGCTATGTCTTTTTTTTGATTTAGCTGGTACCTCTGGTTATTTGTtgtgatattcatgttgctgAATGTTAATGGTAAGTTCCAATCACATAATCATCTGCCTACAAGTATTTCAGCATCTAAATATGAGTAATCATATACCCCTGCTAATCTGCAGGTTGGCACACATACTTCTGgatctccttccttccccttCTTGTAAGTGGCCCAGCATACAGATACAAGTTTCTGCTTCCTCCAGCTGGCTTTTGCTTATCGGACATTGCTTCCTTGTGCTGCCTGCAGCTTCTGCTGGCTGTTGGCACCAAGCTGGAGCACGTCATAGCTCAGCTGGCCCAGGAGGTTGCCGAGAAGCACTCCTCAATTGAGGGCGACTTGGTTGTCAATCCTTCAGACGAGCACTTCTGGTGCGCACGGCCGAGGGTAATCTTGTACCTGATCCATTTCATCCTCTTCCAGAATGCGTTCGAGATCGCGTTATTCTTCTGGATGCTGGTAAGCGAGTGAAGCCATGGAACTCCATTTAAGTACAccttccgatcctaaattattgtcgaaatattacatgtatctagacgccttttaagaataggtacattcatatttggacaaatttgagtcaagaatttaggatcaaagGGAGTAGTTAGCAGAGGATGAATGCTAACCAAGATAAGGTTTTCCTTTGCAAGACTACCTACGGCTTCAACTCCTGCATCATGGACCATGTACCTTTCATCGTGCCAAGGCTTGTCATCGGGTAGATCACATTGGTTCAGTTTACTCATCGCACTTAGTAGAAGCAAAACGAGCCTTATTTATGTGTCATTCAGACTCAAGACAGCTTGCCTTGCTTGCAGGGTCATTATTCAACTTCTCTGCAGCTACAGCACCTTGCCACTTTATGCAATTGTCACACAGGTGTTGCCACTAATTCTCATAACTCATCTGACTGCTCCAATTGCCTGTTCATCAATTGTTTTGCCAGAGAAATGAGGCAACTAATGGacatttgtttggttttccttCCTATGTGAATATGTGCGAAGATGGGGACATTCTTCAAGAAGGAGATCTTCGACGAGCATGTCCAGCAGGGCCTGGTGGGATGGGCGCAGAAGGCCAAGCGGAGGAAAGAGTCCAAGGAGGCCACGGCCGGACCGGCACCCGGGCCGGCGGCACCGCGGGCGTCTTCTAGGCTGGAAATGCTGCGACGAGCTGCCTCTGTACTACAGTGCAGTAGAGCGCCGCCAAGGTAGAGTTGTCCCAAAGCTGTAacgaagatgatgaagatgcgtGTATTAGTTTGAGGAAAGACGCTATCAGCCTCAGGAATAGGATATTACGCCTTAAGACTTAGTGTGCTGTAATCAGGCTTGAGTCGTAGAATTGATGAATTTGCTTTCACTGGCAACTAAAGGAATGTATACTGAGATGATGGTACAAGATGCTAGTGGTACTGGCACACTGGTGTTTGACTCTACTCAATAGGTAACCATTGAGAATCTTGGCAAAAAAGAGAGTGCAAAAACCAAAACTTGAGCACGGCTCTCTTACGGCCGTACTAAATACACATTATAGATTTCCAGCCGGAAACAAAGCAGACCAACCATTCACCATTGGCAAGCTTGCTTCTGGATCTTGGAATTCATGGTGCCCTTCCCCTTGTCCTTGTAAGCATTCCTTGAGGAGAGAGGCCTTCTCCGGCCAAGGGCAGCTGCTAATGCCTTTTTCCTTTGCTTGTTCAGCTTTTTTGTCAGCAcgtcatcatcttcttcgtcaGGATCCTCTGATGACTCATCGTCATTGCCTTCTGATCCAGCTGATACCTTAGCATTCCCAATGCCATCAGCGTTTGGATCTGTCAATTTGTTCTCATCACTGCAACTTGTGCTTGTTTTATGCTGCAAGGTAGAGCGACATAAGCAATATCCAATGAAAAGATTGTTTACTCACTCGGATGAATATATTACTAACCTCTTCAGAAGAAGTTTCAGGTTCGTTTGAATCCGACGCGATGAGATCAGGCACACCAGTAGAATCCTGAAAAATATCCACCAAAGTATATTTGAAGAACTGACTCGAGAAATCTGAAACTGCTGGATAGCTTGGTAGTAGGGAACCATTTGGTGACACATTTAAACTAGAAAAAGCCTTTGTTACTGGCACCAATACCTGGTCT
The Brachypodium distachyon strain Bd21 chromosome 2, Brachypodium_distachyon_v3.0, whole genome shotgun sequence genome window above contains:
- the LOC100831720 gene encoding MLO-like protein 1, whose amino-acid sequence is MGIGSGGGGEAEEEAAAALEYTPTWIVAGVCSLIVLVSLAAERCLHYLGKTLKKKSQKALFEALLKVKEELMLLGFISLLLTVSQGVIQRTCIPPSWTNYLLPCKKTENLTRADPSEAQSVAAGVFSLGGRRLLNEGGSGHCHSKGKVPLLSLEALHQLHIFIFVLAITHVVFSAVTMILGGAKIRQWKDWENVIQKDDTRDAPRKVTHVDQFEFIRENVNGISKDSMVLTWMHSFVKQFYASVTKSDYTTMRLGFIMTHCRGNPKFDFHKYMVRALEADFKKVVGIRWYLWLFVVIFMLLNVNGWHTYFWISFLPLLLLLAVGTKLEHVIAQLAQEVAEKHSSIEGDLVVNPSDEHFWCARPRVILYLIHFILFQNAFEIALFFWMLTTYGFNSCIMDHVPFIVPRLVIGVIIQLLCSYSTLPLYAIVTQMGTFFKKEIFDEHVQQGLVGWAQKAKRRKESKEATAGPAPGPAAPRASSRLEMLRRAASVLQCSRAPPR